A genomic window from Alkalihalobacillus sp. AL-G includes:
- a CDS encoding DUF1992 domain-containing protein, which yields MNENDELSKKHHGRKHLLGDEIQYQDHIGEIIKRAEKEGAFDNLKGKGKPLDLDGDWTYNPERQLNKVLKDNNVLPPWIQLDKEIEKRKLELAEYKNEYNIRKSVEEINKKIFNYNLSCPPSTQKRMIKLEDYLPDSE from the coding sequence ATGAACGAAAATGATGAGTTGTCCAAAAAGCATCACGGTCGTAAGCATCTTTTGGGGGATGAGATCCAATACCAGGATCATATCGGTGAAATCATCAAGCGTGCAGAAAAAGAAGGCGCCTTTGACAACCTGAAGGGCAAAGGAAAGCCGCTCGATCTCGACGGGGATTGGACCTACAATCCAGAGCGTCAGTTGAATAAAGTTTTAAAAGACAATAATGTACTACCTCCGTGGATCCAACTAGACAAGGAAATTGAAAAACGTAAGCTTGAGCTTGCTGAGTATAAAAACGAATACAACATAAGGAAATCTGTTGAAGAGATCAACAAGAAGATTTTCAATTATAATCTGAGCTGTCCGCCGTCAACACAAAAGCGGATGATCAAGCTAGAGGATTATTTACCTGATAGTGAATGA
- a CDS encoding NCS2 family permease, protein MISRFFKLEENETTFKTELIAGLTTFLTMVYIIVVNPVILSDAGAPFNAVFLATIIATVIGTLWMGLFANYPIAIAPGMGLNAYFAYSVVGGGDISYTVAFGAVFVSGILFVILSLTPFREKLIEAIPSNLKYGITAGIGLFIAFIGLRLTGLIVAHPVNLVVLGDLHSPTVILTLVGLAITLVLMALNVNGALFFGMMATGVIAYFTGQLDFTGSPIELPSAPEAFIFGSPIAAFTDIIQYGLYAVVFSFLLVTIFDTTGTMIGVAEQAGLMKGNKMPRARQALLADSVATSVGAIFGTSPTSAYIESSSGVATGGRTGLTNMVVAVLFILAAFFLPVVEAISGLAAITAPTLIIVGSFMLGSLAKIDWNTLDEAFPAFLIILTMPLTSSIATGIALGFISYPLLKIVKGKWREVHPLVLVFTVLFFIQLAFLPH, encoded by the coding sequence ATGATATCAAGATTTTTTAAACTAGAAGAGAATGAAACAACGTTTAAAACCGAATTGATAGCTGGTTTAACAACGTTTTTAACAATGGTTTATATTATCGTAGTGAACCCAGTCATACTAAGTGATGCAGGTGCACCATTCAATGCAGTCTTTTTGGCAACAATCATTGCAACTGTAATTGGAACACTTTGGATGGGTTTGTTCGCAAATTATCCAATTGCAATCGCACCTGGAATGGGGCTTAATGCATACTTCGCATATTCAGTCGTCGGTGGAGGGGATATATCGTATACGGTTGCCTTCGGAGCTGTTTTCGTCTCTGGTATCCTATTCGTCATTCTTTCACTGACTCCATTTAGAGAAAAATTAATCGAAGCAATCCCGTCAAACTTGAAGTATGGAATTACAGCCGGAATTGGATTGTTCATTGCTTTTATCGGATTACGTTTGACAGGTCTCATCGTTGCACACCCGGTCAACCTTGTCGTACTCGGAGACCTTCACTCACCTACCGTCATTCTAACGCTTGTCGGACTTGCGATTACACTCGTGTTGATGGCGTTGAATGTAAATGGTGCATTGTTTTTTGGAATGATGGCAACTGGAGTGATCGCATATTTTACAGGTCAATTAGACTTTACAGGGAGTCCAATCGAGCTGCCTTCTGCTCCTGAAGCGTTTATTTTCGGAAGTCCGATCGCAGCTTTTACAGATATCATTCAATACGGTTTATATGCGGTCGTCTTTTCATTCTTACTGGTCACGATCTTTGATACAACTGGAACGATGATCGGAGTTGCTGAACAAGCTGGTTTGATGAAGGGGAATAAAATGCCACGTGCTCGTCAGGCGTTATTAGCGGATTCCGTTGCAACATCGGTCGGAGCGATTTTCGGGACAAGCCCGACAAGTGCATACATCGAGTCCTCTTCAGGGGTTGCTACAGGAGGGCGTACTGGTTTGACCAATATGGTTGTTGCAGTACTATTCATCTTGGCTGCATTCTTTTTACCGGTTGTCGAGGCCATTTCCGGACTTGCTGCGATAACTGCTCCGACGTTGATCATTGTCGGAAGCTTTATGCTCGGCAGTCTTGCGAAAATTGACTGGAACACACTTGATGAAGCATTCCCTGCATTCCTGATCATATTGACAATGCCTTTAACCTCCAGCATTGCAACTGGAATCGCACTCGGATTTATTTCGTATCCGTTACTGAAGATTGTAAAAGGAAAATGGCGTGAAGTTCATCCGCTCGTATTGGTGTTTACAGTATTATTCTTCATCCAGCTCGCCTTTTTACCGCATTGA
- a CDS encoding ribonucleotide-diphosphate reductase subunit beta, translating into MKADRTFENLSERRIYAPDSPNASTRILNGKSSNVLNWDDVRYTWAYPLYKQMLANFWTPFEINMSSDRKQYAELSAEEQDSFNKIIGLLAFLDSIQTDYANRVANYLTDSSLTALMTVLSFQEVVHNQSYSYVLSSLVDKSKQDEIFEYWKHDGVLRERNEFIIDGYEGFVSNPTPETFLRSIVYDVVLEGLNFYSGFSFFYNLARNQKMVSTSTMINYINRDEQLHVHLFTKIYQAVCDEFSLDMREANHFVEKTFIEAANLEIKWGNYILGDRFVGITYSELDAYIKFIANKRVNQLGGERPFPEHRKNPMPWIKAYESINDGKSDFFEQKSRQYTKVSEDNGFDDL; encoded by the coding sequence GTGAAAGCTGATCGTACCTTTGAAAACTTGTCCGAACGGAGGATTTATGCCCCCGATTCGCCAAATGCATCGACACGTATTTTGAATGGGAAGAGCTCGAATGTGTTGAACTGGGATGATGTGAGATACACGTGGGCTTATCCGCTATATAAGCAAATGCTCGCCAACTTTTGGACACCGTTCGAGATCAATATGTCAAGCGATCGGAAACAATATGCGGAGCTATCAGCTGAAGAGCAAGACTCATTTAACAAAATTATTGGGTTACTAGCATTTTTGGATAGCATCCAGACTGATTATGCGAACCGTGTCGCAAATTATTTGACGGACTCCAGTTTAACGGCACTCATGACTGTGTTATCTTTTCAAGAGGTTGTCCACAATCAATCTTATTCATATGTGTTATCGAGCCTAGTTGATAAATCGAAGCAGGATGAAATTTTCGAGTACTGGAAACATGATGGCGTATTACGAGAGCGGAATGAATTTATCATCGATGGATACGAGGGATTTGTAAGCAATCCGACACCTGAAACGTTTTTGCGATCAATCGTCTATGATGTCGTTTTGGAAGGATTGAATTTTTATTCAGGGTTCAGTTTCTTTTACAATCTTGCACGCAACCAAAAGATGGTGTCAACGTCCACGATGATTAATTACATCAACAGGGATGAGCAGCTCCATGTACACCTTTTTACGAAAATTTATCAAGCTGTATGCGACGAATTTTCACTAGATATGCGGGAGGCAAACCATTTTGTCGAGAAAACCTTTATTGAAGCAGCGAATTTGGAGATTAAATGGGGTAACTATATTTTAGGAGATCGATTTGTCGGGATCACGTACTCTGAATTAGATGCTTATATTAAGTTCATCGCAAATAAACGTGTGAATCAGCTTGGAGGAGAGCGGCCTTTTCCAGAACACCGTAAAAATCCAATGCCATGGATAAAGGCGTACGAATCGATTAATGATGGGAAAAGTGATTTCTTTGAGCAGAAGTCCAGACAATATACGAAAGTGTCTGAGGACAATGGGTTTGATGACCTTTAG
- a CDS encoding ribonucleoside-diphosphate reductase subunit alpha translates to MTTLPVKKEISNELQGLLEKLTIRFPELDVKGFSGKVIGQANETSIQGDLELLNQLILNGLSNVTQDEPGWTYVCAGFYSEILYREAAENRKKAMGYGDFYGLIEQLVAMKIYDPTLLEAYSREAIDELESIFVPSRDEQFTYAGLRMLADRYLARDHDGRLYELPQERWMIIAMTLMIPEPEPKRLKLVKEAYWALSNLYMTVATPTLANAGKAHGQLSSCFIDTVDDSLRGIYDSNTDIAMLSKAGGGIGVYLGKIRSKGSDIRGFKNTSSGVLAWMKQLNTTAVNVDQLGQRNGAIAVYYPVFGKDIFPFLDAKLNNGDERQRTHDLFTGVAIPDLFMEKVENREEWNLFDPHEVKNVMGFELDDFYDEEKGKGSFREKYEQCVSHPLLSRECVPAIEIMKRIMVSQLETGGPFMFYKDTVNRWNTNRHEGIIYCTNLCTEITQNQSPTIVEEETTVDGKIIVTKQPGDFVVCNLSSLSLARVVEDDVLKRVIPVQVRMLDNVIDLNSTKIEVKQAVQTNEKYRAIGLGTFGWHHLLAKQGIRWESEEAVVFADRLYEDIHYLTVKASVELAAEKRAYPVFKGSDWESGRYFENRGYTSIRWKSVQEKLADTGIRNGWLLAVAPNASTSIIAGSTASIDPIFRKQYAEEKKSFKIPVTAPDLSAETTWYYKSAYDIDQKWSIRQNAARQRHIDQSVSFNLYVRHDIKAKDLLDLHLSAWQSGLKTTYYVRSTSQEDFEGCDSCES, encoded by the coding sequence ATGACTACACTACCGGTTAAGAAGGAAATCTCAAACGAACTTCAAGGTTTATTGGAAAAACTCACAATTAGATTTCCAGAATTAGATGTAAAAGGGTTTTCTGGCAAGGTTATCGGACAAGCAAATGAAACGAGCATTCAGGGTGATTTGGAGCTTCTCAACCAGCTCATTTTAAATGGACTTTCCAATGTGACCCAGGATGAGCCGGGTTGGACATATGTGTGTGCTGGTTTCTACAGCGAAATCCTATATAGGGAGGCAGCGGAAAATCGTAAAAAAGCAATGGGATACGGGGATTTTTATGGATTGATCGAGCAATTGGTGGCGATGAAAATTTATGATCCTACATTGTTGGAAGCTTATTCTAGGGAAGCGATTGATGAGCTTGAATCTATATTCGTGCCTTCACGAGATGAACAGTTCACCTACGCAGGTTTACGGATGCTTGCCGATCGTTATCTGGCCCGTGATCATGATGGGAGATTATACGAGCTGCCTCAGGAACGGTGGATGATCATTGCGATGACATTGATGATTCCTGAGCCGGAACCGAAACGTCTTAAGCTTGTAAAAGAAGCCTACTGGGCTCTATCGAACCTGTATATGACAGTGGCAACCCCGACTCTCGCAAATGCCGGGAAAGCACACGGCCAGTTAAGCTCTTGCTTTATCGATACGGTTGATGACAGTTTAAGAGGAATTTATGATTCGAACACCGATATTGCGATGCTGAGTAAAGCAGGTGGTGGAATTGGTGTCTACCTCGGAAAAATCCGTAGTAAAGGCTCGGATATTAGAGGATTCAAAAATACATCGAGCGGCGTACTTGCCTGGATGAAGCAACTGAACACGACAGCTGTGAATGTCGATCAACTCGGTCAAAGGAACGGCGCGATTGCTGTCTATTATCCTGTATTCGGTAAAGATATTTTTCCGTTTCTGGATGCGAAATTGAACAATGGAGATGAACGCCAACGGACGCATGATCTTTTTACCGGGGTTGCCATTCCAGATCTTTTTATGGAAAAAGTCGAAAATCGTGAGGAATGGAACTTATTCGACCCACATGAAGTAAAGAACGTCATGGGCTTTGAACTGGACGACTTTTATGATGAGGAAAAAGGTAAGGGCAGCTTTCGGGAGAAGTACGAGCAATGCGTAAGCCATCCGCTTCTCTCGAGGGAATGTGTTCCCGCAATCGAGATTATGAAGCGAATCATGGTCTCTCAGCTTGAAACAGGCGGACCGTTCATGTTCTACAAGGATACGGTGAACCGTTGGAATACAAACCGTCATGAGGGAATCATCTATTGTACGAATTTGTGCACTGAAATCACACAAAATCAATCACCGACAATAGTGGAAGAGGAAACGACAGTCGACGGAAAAATCATTGTTACAAAGCAGCCAGGAGATTTTGTCGTCTGTAATTTATCAAGTCTTTCGCTGGCACGTGTGGTTGAGGATGATGTACTTAAGCGTGTCATTCCAGTTCAAGTACGGATGCTCGATAATGTCATCGACTTGAATTCCACAAAAATCGAGGTGAAACAAGCGGTCCAAACGAATGAAAAATACCGTGCAATCGGCCTTGGGACGTTCGGGTGGCATCATCTGTTAGCAAAGCAGGGAATACGATGGGAGTCAGAGGAAGCAGTCGTTTTCGCTGATCGGCTTTACGAGGACATTCATTATTTGACGGTGAAGGCGAGCGTTGAGCTTGCGGCTGAAAAAAGAGCTTATCCCGTTTTTAAAGGCAGCGATTGGGAATCAGGTCGATACTTTGAAAATAGGGGGTATACGAGTATCAGGTGGAAATCGGTTCAAGAAAAGCTTGCTGATACAGGGATCCGAAACGGCTGGCTACTTGCAGTTGCGCCGAATGCGTCTACCAGTATCATTGCGGGATCGACGGCAAGTATCGATCCAATTTTCCGCAAGCAATATGCCGAAGAAAAGAAAAGTTTTAAAATCCCAGTCACAGCACCAGATTTATCGGCGGAAACTACCTGGTATTACAAAAGTGCCTACGACATCGACCAAAAGTGGAGTATCCGTCAAAATGCCGCGCGTCAGCGTCACATCGACCAATCGGTTTCGTTCAATCTTTATGTTCGTCACGATATAAAGGCAAAAGATTTGCTGGATCTTCACTTGTCTGCATGGCAATCGGGATTAAAAACGACCTACTATGTACGTTCAACTTCCCAAGAGGATTTTGAAGGATGTGATTCTTGTGAAAGCTGA